In Candidatus Methylomirabilota bacterium, the genomic window CCATCCGGTGCGAGGTCTCGATGAGCGAGACGACGAGGACCAGGCCGGCCGCGGCGAGGTAGAGGCTCGCGGCCGTGCCGCCGCCCCCCGCGGTGAAGGCGAGCAGCGTCGCCGCCACCGCCCACACGAAGCTCGACTGGATGATGGTCCGGCGCAGGACGAAGCACGCCGCCGTCGCCGCGAGGGCGAGGGCGAACGCGAGGAGCACGGGCCCGGAGAGCGGCGTCCACGCGCCGCGCTCGAGCGCCGCGGCGACGCCCGCGAGCTCGGGCCGGACCAGGAGCGCGACCGCCAGCGGCTCCGCGGCCAGCAGGCCGAGCGCCCACACGCCGATCCCGCGCTCGGCCAGCCACGCGATGCCGGCGAGGTCGAGCGGGACCAGGAGCGCCAGTGCGGTGAAGACGACCCGTGCCTGGCCGGCGGCGGGGCCGCCCGCCGGGGCGAGGAGGGCGAGCGTGCGCTCGGCGACGAAGAGGACGACGAGGGCCCCGACGAGCGCGCTCCGGCCGAAGCGCCAGCCGAGGAGCGCGCCCGCGGCGAACACGACCCAGGACGTGGCGGGCACCAGCGCGGCGGCCGACTCCCGGAACGGCGCGGAGCCGAGGGCCGCGGCCGCGCCCAGCAGCAGGAGACCGCCGGGCAGGAGGTGCGGGGCGAGCCGTCTCAGCTTACTGGAGCGGGTAGCGGAACGGCGCCCAGCCGGTGGTCTGGAGCGGCTTGGGCTCGTAGGTCGCCGCCGGCGGCTTCCTCGCCGCGGGCTTCTTCGCTCGGGCCTTGCTCTTCGGGGCTGACTTTCGCTTGGCCGTCTTCTTCATGCGGCGCACTTTACAACAGGGCGCGAAAGGTGGTCAATAAGCGCGATGCGCATCGCGCTCGTCCTGAGCCTCGCCCTCCTCTGCGCCGCGCCGCCCCTCGCGGCGCAGACGCTCGATCCCGCGAGCCAGGAGGCGCTCGCCGTGACGCTCAGGATGCTGCGCGATCCGGCGCTGCGCGGCCCGGCGATCTCGGGGAACGCGCAGGCCGCCGGCATCGACCGGCAGGTCCAGGGGATGGTGGGCGGCTCGCCGCAGCTCGCGCAGGAGTTCTACGAGCTCGCGGCGCAGATCTTTGGCGATCTCGCGCAGGGCACGGGCGGCGACGTGGCGAAGCTCAACGAGGCCCTCGAGCGCGCGCCGTCCGACCCGGCGGCGTTCGCCGCGCTCCTCTCGCCGCAGACGCTCGAGCGGCTGCGCGCGCTTGCGCTCAAGATCTCCGACCGCCCGCGCTGAGGCCGCGGTGGCCCTGTCCGCCCCCGCCATCTCGCCGGCCGGGGCCGCGGACGTCCCGGCCGTCATCGCGCTCATCGGCCGCGTCTTCGCCGAATACGGCTTCGTGTTCGATCCGCCTACGGAACTCCCCGACCTCCTCGCGTTCGAGCGCCACTATGCCCCGCCCCGCGGCGCGTTCTTCGTCGCGCGGGACGGCGGCGCGGTCGTCGGCTCGGTCGGCGTCGAGCGGCTCGACGGCATGGCCGCCGAGCTCCACCGGCTCTATCTCGACGCACACCTGCGCGGCCGGGGGACCGGCCGCGCCCTCGTCGAGGAAGTGCTCGCGTGGTGTCGAGGCCGAGGCGTCACGCGGCTCGTGCTCTGGTCCGACACGCGCTTCGAGGACTCGCACCGCCTGTACCGGCGGATGGACTTCCGCCAGACCGGCGAGCGGACGCCACCCGACGACCTCAACCAGTCACGCGAGTACTGTTTCGAGCGCCCGGTCTGACGTACACTCCGCCCCCAGGGAGGGCCCCAGGTGACGGCCGAGAGTCTCGAGCGGCGGCGCGACCGGGCGTTCCGGCGGCTGCCGGCGCTCCGGGTCGGGAGCGAGCGCGCGGCGCTCGCGTTCGTCGAGGACGTCGGCGTGTGCTCGACCTTCTACCGCTTCCCGGAGGGCGTGGCGTGCCTGTGGGAGGCGGTGGTCGGCCGCGAGAACCCGCGCTGGCCGCGCCGCTCGCACCACGACGCGGGCATCGGGCTCACGTGGGAGCTGAAGGACACGCTGCCCGCGAAGAAGCGGGTGTACTACGGCAAGCTCCTCCGGGCCCGGCCGGTGCTCGTCGCGCTCGACGTGTTCCCGGCCTTCTACGCCCTCGCGCGCGGGCGGCAGCGCGCCCGGGACTACCGGGAGGAGTACGCCGCGGGGCGCCTGTCGCACACGGCGCGGCGGCTGATGGACACGCTCACGCGCGAGCACCCGCAGTACACGCGCGGGCTCCGCGCGAACACGTTCATGCTCGAGCCGTCGAAGACCCGCGAGGTCGAGCGCGCGATGGCCGAGCTCCAGCAGGGGCTCTGGGTGGTGAAGACCGAGGAGCGGTACGAGCCGACCTTCTCGTACCGCTGGGACCTGCTCGAGGCCTGGCTCCCCGAGGCGACGGCGGAGGGCCGCCGGATGCGGCGAGAGGCGGCCGTCGAGCGCGTGATCGAGCGCTACGTCCGCGGCGCGGCCTACACGACCGAGCGGAGCCTCGCGCGGCTGTTCGGGCTCCGCCCCGAGGAGATCGCTCGCGCGGTGGGCCGGCTCGTCGAGGCGAAGGCGCTCAGGGCCGGCTGCGAGGTGGACGGCTGGCCCGGCCGCTTCATCGTCCACGCGTAGCGTGACGTCGAGGGAGGAATCAGCATGGCGACGACGGTGAGGCTCAGGGACGCGTCGGAATACCCGGAGGCCGCCCGCAAGCTCTTCGAGCTCTCGAAGGCGTGGTTCGGCCACGACTTCGCGCAGCCGCCGGCGATGAGCCGCGTGATGGCGTGGGACCCGGAGTTCGGCGGGCCCCACGGCCGCGCGATGAAGCGCGCGATGGCGCCCGGCGAGTGGACCCGCGCCGAGAAGGAGATGGTCGCGGCGGTCGTGAGCGGCGTCAACGCCTGCGTGTACTGAGTGCACGGCCACACTGCAGCCGGGAAGCTGCAGGGGATGACGGGCGACGCGGTCTGGTACGAGGCCGCGCTGCTGGTCGGGATCACGAACGCGCTCAACGTCGTCGCCGACTCCCCCCTCGCGTCGCTCGAGCCCCCCGAGACGAGCGCCGACGCCGAGGCGGTCTTCGCCGAGATCCGGGCCTTCTACAACCGCGCCGTGCCGGCGCCGTTCATGCGCCTCGCCGCCGACCCGGGCTACCTCGCCGAGGTGTGGGCGGCGACCCGCCGGGCCTTCGCCGACAACCGCCTCAAGCGCCGGTTCAAGGAGGCGCTCGCGTTCGCGGTCTCGGTCACGACGCGCTCGGCCTTCGGCACCGAGTTCCACCTGGGCGAGATGCGCCGCGCCGGCGTCGGCCCCGGCGGCGTCATGGAGATCCTCGGCGTCACCCAGATGTTCTCGAGCTACACGAAGATCGCCGACACGCTGCAGCTCGAGACCGACATGCACGACATCGCCCCCGTGGACTGGTCACCGGCCCCCGGCGGCGCCCCCAGGCACCCGCAGACGGTACGCTAGGAGGCTCGCATGACACGCGCGCTCACGGCTCTCGCCACCCTCGCCGCGCTGCTCGGCCTCGCCGGCGCGGCGTCGGCCGGTCATCTCATCCTGTCCGCCAACGACGGCAAGTACCCGAACATCGAGGGCGTCTACAAGGTCGCCGACCCCATGCCGGCCGACACGCTCACGATCCTCGACGCGCGGAGCTTCCCGCCCCGCGCGATCGCGGAGATCGAGACCAACACCAGCGTCATCGGCCCGCCGCTGGGCGTCGCGCTGACGCCCGACGAGAGGCTCGCGCTCGTGTCGTGCCCCGTGAAGGCCGACCCGAACGACAAGACCAAGCTCGTCTCGCACGACGAGCTCCAGGTCGTGGACCTCGAGGCCTCGCCGCCGAGGGTCATCGCCAGGCTCGCGATGCCGAGCCGGCCGTGCGGCCTCTCGGTGAACCGCGCCGGCACGCTCGCGGTCGTCGCCCATCCCGACGACGGCGGCGTGTCGCTGCTGACGATCAGCGGCAAGACCGTCGCGCTCGTGTCCACGGTGAAGGTCGGCGACGCCAAGTCGCTCGTGAGCCACGCGGCGGTGAGCCCCGACGGCAAGTGGGTGCTCGCCACCAAGCGCGGCGAGGGCAAGGTCGCGGTGCTGACCCTCGACGGGGCGAAGCTCGAGTACGCCAAGCAGGACATCACGGTGGGCTTCGGCCCGTACCCCCTCGACATCTCGCGGGACGGGCGGCTCGCCGCGGTCGGCAACCAGGGGCTCGGCGTGGACGTGGACACGGTGACGCTCATCGACATGACGGTGCGCCCGATCCGCGCGGTGGAGTACATCACGGTGGGCGTCGGGGCCGAGGGGCTCGCGTTCTCGCCCGACGGCAAGTGGTTGGCGGTCGCGCTCCAGAACGGGACGAACCGGCCGAAGACCCATCCGATGCGCGCCGAGCAGGGGCGGCTCCTGCTCTACTCGCTCGCCGGCACCAAGGCGACGAAGGTCGCCGAGGCGGCGACGGGCCGCAACACGCAGGGCGTCACCTTCACGCCCGACGGGAAGTATCTCTACGTGCAGAATTATGTCGAGCAGGAGCTCCAGGTCTTCCGCGTGACGGGGGCGGGGCTCGAGGACACGGGTACGCGGATCAAGGTCAAGGGCCACCCGGCCTCGATCCGCGTCGCGCCCTAGCGATCACACCCGAGAGGAGAGACGATGGCGAAGATCGAGAGGCTCGCGGCGAAGAGCGTCTGGGACCCGCCGACCTACAGCCAGGTGATCCGCGTGAGCGGCGCCCAGGCCGTCGTGTTCGTGGCGGGCCAGGTCTCCTACGACAAGAAGGGCGGCGTCGCCCACCCGGGCGACTTCAAGGCCCAGGCGCGGGAGGTGTTCCGCTCGGTCGTCGCGCAGGTCAAGGCCGCCGGCGGCAAGCCGGAGAACGTCGTCAAGCTCAACAGCTACGTGACCGACATCCGCTATCGCGCCGACTTCGGCGCGATCCGCGGTGAGGTATTCGGCGACACGCTCCCCGCCTCGACGCTCGTCCAGGTCGCGGCGCTGGCGCATCCGGACTACATGATCGAGGTCGAGGCGATCGCGGTGATCTAGCGAGACCGGGCGGGCGGATCAGGGATCGCTACAGTCCCGATAGCTCCCGCAATTGGGGCAGATGATCTTGCACTGGCGCTCTTCCATGCGGGCGCCGCAGCGCTCGCACACGTGGACCCATGCCTTGAATCCGGGGGACGCGCTCAGCGCGCGCTGCGGCCGCTGGTCCATGCCGCTGGTACACTACATCGCATGACCGAGGAATGGCAAGATCTGGAATTCCTCCGCCACGTCTTCGAGACGACGCGGGTGGTGCGGAAGCCGCTGACGGGGATCATCAGCGGCTACCACGTGCTGCCCTACATCCTCGTCGGCGAGGAGCGCGACCAGCCGAACCGCGCGGTGGAGGTGCGGGGGCGCATCAAGGTGTCGCCCCGGCTCGTCCTGGCGCCCGGGAGCGCCGGGCCCACCTACGGGGAGATCTTCGGCGAGACCGAGCTGATGGACCGGCGGCTCGTCGCCCGCATGTTCAGCTTCCGCTACGCGTCGCGCGTGGCGCTCGAGAGCGAGGACCTGAAGATCCGGCGCCAGGAGCGCGACCCGGAGGGCCACCTGGAGCGGGTGCTGGAGGAGCTGGCGCAGCGCGAGGTCATCAACACGGGCGTCATCGTCTCGCCGGACGTGCGTTTCTATCCCGTCTCGATCGACCGCTTCATCCGCGAGATCCTCGACCAGGAGTTCCGCGAGTAGCGACCGGAGGGGGGCCTCGACGGCCCCCTCCGAGGCAACGCTCCTAGACGACTTTCCGAGCGCGCAGGTCCGCGATCGTCGCCGGGTCGTAGCCGACCTCGCGCAGGACCTCCTCGGTGTGCTGGCCGAGCGTCGGCGCGGGCCGGCGCACGGCGCCGGGCGTCCGCGAGAGCTTGATCGGCACGCCGAGCACCCGCGTCGTGCCGGCGACCGGGTGCTCGACCTCGACGGCCATCTCGCGGTGCCGCACGTGCGGGTCCTCGAAGACCCGGTCGTAGGTGAGGATGGGGCCCGCCGGCACGCCGACCGCCTCGAACTTCTCGAGCCACACGGACGACGGCTTCTCGAGGAACCGGGGCTGGAGCAGCGCTTCGAGCTCCTTCCGGTGCTGCACGCGCAGCGCCGGCGTCGCGAAGCGCGGGTCGTCGAGGAGGGGCTCCGCGTCGAGGACCTTGCAGACGTCCCGCCAGAGCGACTGCGAGCCGCCACCGACGTTGATCCAGCCGTCCGCCGTGCGGAAGGCCTGGTACGGGGCGTTCGTGCGGTGGCCCGGGCCGAGCTTCGCGGGCGCCTGGCCCGTGGCGAAGACGTGCGCCGCCTCGTAGACCGACCACGCGATCGGCGTCTCGAGGAGCGAGGCGTCCACGCGCTGGCCCTCGCCCGTGCGGTCGCGGTGGGCGAGCGCCGCGAGGACGCCGATCAGCCCGAACATGCCGGTGCCGATGTCGCAGATCGGGATCGGCACGACGAGTGGCGGCCCATCCTCGTCGCCGTTGATGGACATGAGGCCCGACATCCCCTGCGCGATCCGGTCGAAGCCCCCGCGCGGCGCGTACGGTCCCGTCTGGCCGAAGCCCGAGATCGAGCAGTAGACGACGCGCGGGTTCGCCGCGCGCACCGCCTCGTAGCCGAGGCCGAGGCGCGCCGCCGTGCCCGGCCGCCAGTTCTCGAGCACGACGTCGGCGCGCGCGGCGAGCCGCTGCACGATCGCCCGGCCCTCGGGCGTCTTGAGGTCCACGGTGATCGAGCGCTTGTTGCGGTTGGTGGTCATGAACGGCACCGATTCGCCGCCGACGTGGGGCGCGCCGGCGCGGGCGTTGTCGCCGCCCCGCGGGTGCTCCACCTTGATCACGTCGGCGCCGAGGTCGCCGAGCAGCATCGCGCAGTAGGGGCCCGAGAGCTGGTTCGAGAGGTCGAGGACGCGGAGGCCGTCGAGCGCGCCTGTCATCAGGAACCGAGTGTACCGAGGCCCGCCTTGACACGTCAAAGCCACGGATGCTATCGGTGGTGGGCTCCATCTCTCGTGGAGGAGGCTCTCGAATGACCGCGAAGACCCTCGGCGTGCTCAGCGCCGCGATCGCCGTGCTCGTCGGTGGGATTTCCGGAGAGGCGCAGGGCCCGATCCGCATCGGCGCCTCGCTCTCGCTCACCGGGACCTACGCGAAGCTCGGCAAGAACCAGCACGAAGGCTACAAGCTCTGCGAGAAGGACCTGAACGCGAAGGGCGGCCTGCTCGGGCGCAAGGTCGAGTTCGTCGTGTACGACGACCAGTCGACCCCGGCGACCGCCGTCCGGCTCTACGAGAAGCTCATCACCGAAGACAAGGTGGACGGCGTCATGGGGCCGTACTCGTCGCCGGTGACGGAGGCGTCCGCCAACGTGACCGAGAAGTACAAGAAGGTCATGGTGGCGCCGCTCGCCGCCACGACGTCCATTTTCAAGCGGCCGCCGGACAAGAAGCGCTACTACATCTTCATGGTGATCTCGCCCGCCGAGGTCTACCTGGAAGGGCTGATCGACATCGCGGCCAAGCGGGGCCTCAAGACCGTGGCCATCGTGAACGAGGACACGCTCTTCTCGAAGGCGGCGGCCGCGGGCGCCGTCGAGATCGCCAAGAAGAAGGGGATGCAGGTCGTCTTCCAGGAGGCCTACCCCAAGGGCACCACCGACTTCTCCGCGCTCCTCACCAAGATCAAGTCGCTCAACCCCGACGTGCTCGCCGCCGCCACCTACTTCGACGACGCGGTGGCCCTCACGCGCCAGATGCGCGAGCTGGACGTGAACCCGAAGGCGTACGGCGTGACGGTGGGCGGCGACCTGCCGGAGTTCTACGACACGCTCAAGACCAACGCCGAGTTCATCTACGGCGCCACGCAGTGGGAGCCCGCCCTGCCCTACCCCGGCAACAAGGACTTCTTCGAGGCGTACAAGAAGGAGTTCGGCCACGAGCCGTCGTACCACTCGACCGCGGGGTATGGCGGCTGCCTCATCTACGCCGAGGCCGTCAAGCGCGCGGGCACGCTCGACGCCGACCGCGTGCGCGAGCAGCTCCTCAAGCTCGAG contains:
- a CDS encoding crosslink repair DNA glycosylase YcaQ family protein; protein product: MTAESLERRRDRAFRRLPALRVGSERAALAFVEDVGVCSTFYRFPEGVACLWEAVVGRENPRWPRRSHHDAGIGLTWELKDTLPAKKRVYYGKLLRARPVLVALDVFPAFYALARGRQRARDYREEYAAGRLSHTARRLMDTLTREHPQYTRGLRANTFMLEPSKTREVERAMAELQQGLWVVKTEERYEPTFSYRWDLLEAWLPEATAEGRRMRREAAVERVIERYVRGAAYTTERSLARLFGLRPEEIARAVGRLVEAKALRAGCEVDGWPGRFIVHA
- a CDS encoding carboxymuconolactone decarboxylase family protein, translating into MTGDAVWYEAALLVGITNALNVVADSPLASLEPPETSADAEAVFAEIRAFYNRAVPAPFMRLAADPGYLAEVWAATRRAFADNRLKRRFKEALAFAVSVTTRSAFGTEFHLGEMRRAGVGPGGVMEILGVTQMFSSYTKIADTLQLETDMHDIAPVDWSPAPGGAPRHPQTVR
- a CDS encoding YncE family protein is translated as MTRALTALATLAALLGLAGAASAGHLILSANDGKYPNIEGVYKVADPMPADTLTILDARSFPPRAIAEIETNTSVIGPPLGVALTPDERLALVSCPVKADPNDKTKLVSHDELQVVDLEASPPRVIARLAMPSRPCGLSVNRAGTLAVVAHPDDGGVSLLTISGKTVALVSTVKVGDAKSLVSHAAVSPDGKWVLATKRGEGKVAVLTLDGAKLEYAKQDITVGFGPYPLDISRDGRLAAVGNQGLGVDVDTVTLIDMTVRPIRAVEYITVGVGAEGLAFSPDGKWLAVALQNGTNRPKTHPMRAEQGRLLLYSLAGTKATKVAEAATGRNTQGVTFTPDGKYLYVQNYVEQELQVFRVTGAGLEDTGTRIKVKGHPASIRVAP
- a CDS encoding amino acid ABC transporter substrate-binding protein, whose protein sequence is MTAKTLGVLSAAIAVLVGGISGEAQGPIRIGASLSLTGTYAKLGKNQHEGYKLCEKDLNAKGGLLGRKVEFVVYDDQSTPATAVRLYEKLITEDKVDGVMGPYSSPVTEASANVTEKYKKVMVAPLAATTSIFKRPPDKKRYYIFMVISPAEVYLEGLIDIAAKRGLKTVAIVNEDTLFSKAAAAGAVEIAKKKGMQVVFQEAYPKGTTDFSALLTKIKSLNPDVLAAATYFDDAVALTRQMRELDVNPKAYGVTVGGDLPEFYDTLKTNAEFIYGATQWEPALPYPGNKDFFEAYKKEFGHEPSYHSTAGYGGCLIYAEAVKRAGTLDADRVREQLLKLEVRTVFGDYKVDADGFQLAHKMVTFQWHEGKKAVVWPDELAQLKPRFPTPPWNQR
- a CDS encoding GGDEF domain-containing protein; this encodes MPATSWVVFAAGALLGWRFGRSALVGALVVLFVAERTLALLAPAGGPAAGQARVVFTALALLVPLDLAGIAWLAERGIGVWALGLLAAEPLAVALLVRPELAGVAAALERGAWTPLSGPVLLAFALALAATAACFVLRRTIIQSSFVWAVAATLLAFTAGGGGTAASLYLAAAGLVLVVSLIETSHRMAYLDELTGLPGRRALDEALGRLGGDYAIAMVDIDHFKRFNDEHGHDVGDQLLRKLGAALEDIGGGGRAHRYGGEEFAVLFPGGSVGEALPHLEAFRKAIERSTFTLRGGNRPAKKPKHPRPSGGRRRLAVTVSIGVAGPRGDGALPDDVIRTADEALYRAKNSGRNRTSTAG
- a CDS encoding CoA transferase: MTGALDGLRVLDLSNQLSGPYCAMLLGDLGADVIKVEHPRGGDNARAGAPHVGGESVPFMTTNRNKRSITVDLKTPEGRAIVQRLAARADVVLENWRPGTAARLGLGYEAVRAANPRVVYCSISGFGQTGPYAPRGGFDRIAQGMSGLMSINGDEDGPPLVVPIPICDIGTGMFGLIGVLAALAHRDRTGEGQRVDASLLETPIAWSVYEAAHVFATGQAPAKLGPGHRTNAPYQAFRTADGWINVGGGSQSLWRDVCKVLDAEPLLDDPRFATPALRVQHRKELEALLQPRFLEKPSSVWLEKFEAVGVPAGPILTYDRVFEDPHVRHREMAVEVEHPVAGTTRVLGVPIKLSRTPGAVRRPAPTLGQHTEEVLREVGYDPATIADLRARKVV
- a CDS encoding GNAT family N-acetyltransferase, whose protein sequence is MALSAPAISPAGAADVPAVIALIGRVFAEYGFVFDPPTELPDLLAFERHYAPPRGAFFVARDGGAVVGSVGVERLDGMAAELHRLYLDAHLRGRGTGRALVEEVLAWCRGRGVTRLVLWSDTRFEDSHRLYRRMDFRQTGERTPPDDLNQSREYCFERPV
- a CDS encoding RidA family protein, with product MAKIERLAAKSVWDPPTYSQVIRVSGAQAVVFVAGQVSYDKKGGVAHPGDFKAQAREVFRSVVAQVKAAGGKPENVVKLNSYVTDIRYRADFGAIRGEVFGDTLPASTLVQVAALAHPDYMIEVEAIAVI